A genomic window from Pocillopora verrucosa isolate sample1 chromosome 7, ASM3666991v2, whole genome shotgun sequence includes:
- the LOC136282087 gene encoding replication factor C subunit 1-like isoform X2, which translates to MGEKKKEEKMGMSTIKQQSNHQRKERKTSQNQSLRLKSLPLRRKKFEVLKTTPASKLAVKAATVPETPVRNSKPSTKKTVTSKKDKKMVVRKLQPKEHQRCQNQRKWLKFHPRWKRKNLAVVLWREMVLGHLVQKNPSGEPNLLWVDKYQPRAVKQIIGQQGDKSKMRKLMNWLRDWEKNRKKPASKSSFFNKD; encoded by the exons atgggagagaaaaagaaggaagagaaaatgggaatgtCAACCATCAAACAACAGAgcaaccatcaaagaaaagaaaggaagacttcTCAGAATCAAAGTCTGAGGTTAAAAAGCCTTcccctgagaagaaaaaagttt GAAGTACTAAAGACAACTCCTGCTAGCAAATTGGCTGTCAAAGCTGCCACAGTTCCAGAAACTCCAGTTAGAAACTCAAAACCAAGTacaaagaaaactgttacttcgaaaaaggataaaaagatGGTAGTAAGGAAACTCCAACCCAAGGAACACCAAAGGTGTCAAAATCAGAGGAAGTGGTTGAAGTTCCACCCTCGTTGGAAAAGAAAGAATCTGGCTGTAGTTTTATGGCGAGAGATGGTCCTGGGGCACTTGGTTCAAAAAAATCCCTCAG GAGAACCAAATCTGTTATGGGTAGACAAATATCAACCTCGTGCAGTGAAGCAGATTATTGGTCAGCAGGGTGATAAGAGCAAAATGAGAAAGCTGATGAACTGGCTGAGAGACTGGGAAAAGAATAGAAAGAAACCAGCCTCTAAAT cttcctttttcaacaaagacTAA